From a single Fulvivirga ulvae genomic region:
- a CDS encoding GTP-binding protein yields MLKEYKKLPVTVLSGFLGAGKTTLLNHVLHNRQGLKVAVIVNDMSEVNIDSRQVANEVRLSRTDEKLVEMSNGCICCTLREDLMIEVERLAKQNKFDYLLIESTGISEPIPVAQTFSFAMGDELYDLTRLTRLDTMVTVVDAFNFFRDFGSAETVLDRGMTDDEEDKRAIVNLLTDQMEFANVILLNKTDLVDEPQLTVLEGIVAKLNPGAKVIRTHFGKVDPKLILNTGLFDYEEAEQSAGWIRELNNEHTPETEEYGITSFVYRERRPFDREKFLHYASNSWPLSVIRSKGLFWFASEPDRAYLWSQAGGSVKTDPYGRWWASVPLKERAMNEAYMQNQEAIMKKWDKQWGDRMNEIVFIGRDMDQAAIIREMENCLDEH; encoded by the coding sequence ATGCTAAAGGAGTATAAGAAGTTACCCGTGACCGTACTGAGCGGTTTTCTCGGAGCCGGAAAAACCACGCTTTTGAACCATGTGCTTCATAACCGGCAAGGGCTGAAAGTGGCCGTGATCGTAAATGACATGAGTGAAGTCAATATTGACAGTCGGCAGGTTGCCAATGAAGTCAGACTCTCAAGAACGGACGAAAAACTTGTAGAGATGAGCAATGGCTGCATTTGCTGCACCCTAAGGGAAGACCTGATGATAGAGGTGGAAAGACTGGCAAAGCAAAATAAATTTGACTACCTGCTGATTGAAAGCACGGGTATCTCCGAACCTATACCTGTGGCACAAACTTTCTCTTTTGCCATGGGAGATGAGCTATACGATCTTACCCGCCTTACACGTCTGGATACCATGGTGACTGTAGTGGATGCTTTTAATTTTTTCAGGGACTTCGGGAGTGCAGAAACTGTACTGGATAGAGGAATGACCGATGACGAGGAGGATAAAAGGGCGATTGTAAACTTGCTGACAGACCAGATGGAGTTTGCGAACGTGATACTGCTAAACAAAACTGATCTGGTGGATGAGCCTCAGCTAACCGTTCTGGAAGGCATTGTTGCAAAGCTTAATCCCGGTGCAAAAGTAATCAGGACGCACTTTGGTAAAGTAGATCCGAAGCTGATCCTGAATACAGGACTGTTTGACTATGAAGAGGCAGAACAGTCTGCGGGGTGGATCCGTGAGCTCAACAATGAGCATACCCCGGAAACGGAAGAGTACGGTATAACTTCATTCGTTTATCGTGAACGCAGGCCTTTTGATCGTGAAAAATTTCTGCACTATGCCTCCAATTCCTGGCCCTTGAGTGTGATCAGGAGCAAAGGCCTGTTCTGGTTTGCTTCAGAGCCTGATCGTGCATACTTATGGAGCCAGGCTGGAGGTTCTGTCAAAACAGATCCTTACGGCAGGTGGTGGGCTTCCGTCCCCCTCAAAGAGCGGGCGATGAATGAGGCTTACATGCAAAACCAGGAAGCCATAATGAAAAAATGGGACAAGCAGTGGGGAGACAGAATGAATGAGATCGTATTTATTGGCCGGGATATGGATCAGGCTGCCATAATCAGGGAAATGGAAAACTGTCTTGATGAACACTAA
- a CDS encoding T9SS type A sorting domain-containing protein encodes MKTHILKIQVSIFAIFIITSSAFAQITYTSNDNQLNNWDDISNWSSADAWSTAPKSPGNPTNSNCARINVYGFTRIYSSLSVNNANPAIHIYDTLFVDGNVTLGSGASMEVHANGLLIVTGNYTSSGSFKTTNSGRVIVVGDLNITEGTTLHTNNQTYIFGDLNNTNGYVGTGPSDQCYTWGSCDPTTYTSTENDLYNNDKLTYDFVTSGGVLPVEIADFKAVENKGKALLSWSTLSEVNFDYFTIEKSTDGVRFNEVARIKGAGNSNEKIDYSWIGIASETAYYRIKATDFDGYTEYHGTVYMAMEETAFDYKVYPNPVTGRIINIKSGSRLYTATLAGMNGQNIALKINGMDYQTQLELPDSVKEGYYILTLVFETETATQKILIR; translated from the coding sequence ATGAAAACACATATACTAAAAATTCAAGTCTCCATATTTGCAATTTTTATTATCACGAGCAGTGCTTTTGCCCAAATCACTTATACAAGTAACGATAACCAGTTAAATAATTGGGATGATATTTCCAACTGGTCATCAGCTGACGCCTGGTCTACAGCGCCTAAATCACCTGGTAACCCTACCAATAGCAACTGCGCACGAATCAATGTATATGGATTTACAAGAATTTATTCAAGTTTGAGCGTCAATAATGCTAATCCTGCAATACACATTTACGACACCCTATTTGTAGACGGCAATGTCACACTTGGCTCAGGAGCGAGCATGGAGGTACATGCAAACGGTTTATTGATAGTTACAGGTAACTATACCTCCTCCGGCAGCTTTAAGACAACCAACTCCGGCCGTGTAATTGTAGTAGGTGATCTTAACATAACTGAAGGCACAACTTTACACACCAATAACCAGACATACATTTTCGGGGACTTAAATAACACCAACGGTTATGTAGGCACTGGTCCCTCAGACCAATGCTATACCTGGGGCTCGTGTGATCCTACCACATATACGTCAACAGAGAATGACCTGTATAACAATGATAAACTTACATATGACTTTGTCACCAGTGGCGGTGTGCTACCAGTGGAAATCGCTGATTTTAAAGCTGTAGAGAACAAAGGAAAGGCCCTACTAAGCTGGTCTACACTCAGTGAAGTTAACTTTGATTATTTCACAATAGAAAAATCAACAGATGGTGTTCGCTTTAATGAAGTGGCAAGGATCAAAGGTGCGGGTAATTCTAACGAAAAAATCGATTATAGCTGGATCGGTATCGCATCAGAAACCGCCTATTACAGGATAAAAGCTACTGATTTCGATGGATACACAGAGTATCATGGTACCGTTTATATGGCCATGGAGGAGACTGCTTTTGATTATAAAGTCTATCCTAACCCTGTTACCGGACGTATTATAAATATTAAATCGGGCAGCAGGTTATATACCGCAACCCTTGCCGGAATGAACGGACAGAACATAGCATTGAAGATTAATGGTATGGACTATCAAACACAACTGGAGTTGCCTGATAGTGTGAAGGAAGGCTATTACATATTAACTCTAGTATTTGAAACTGAGACAGCAACACAGAAAATTTTAATTCGCTAA
- a CDS encoding GlxA family transcriptional regulator — MKHLSIIVPNGDNNLSSIVGSYKIFSRANAIWKSKGNDELFKIELAGISEKVSFHDGLFSVHTHCNIRDVRHTDLIIIPSLNHNYERALKENGQLVNWLAKQYKEGACIASICTGAFLLAATGLLDGKTCSTHWSVEEEFRQIFPKTDLKTDKLITDENGIYTNGGAFSFLNLIIYLIEKYYDRPTAIHCAKVFQIDLDRNMQSEFSIFNGHKKHGDSSIQEAQKYLEENYKNKISMESLSGKLNIERRTFDRRFIKATGLTPLDYLQRVKIEAAKKSFESTRKTVNEVMYDVGYNDTKAFRNVFSRITGISPNDYKLKYNKEV, encoded by the coding sequence GTGAAACATTTATCTATAATCGTTCCAAATGGAGATAATAACCTGAGCAGCATCGTGGGGTCATACAAAATCTTCTCCAGAGCCAATGCCATTTGGAAAAGCAAGGGTAATGATGAACTCTTTAAAATTGAGCTGGCGGGTATATCAGAAAAGGTCAGCTTTCATGATGGACTTTTTTCAGTGCACACACACTGCAACATCAGGGATGTCAGGCACACTGATCTGATCATCATCCCATCGCTAAACCATAACTATGAACGGGCACTCAAGGAAAACGGACAGCTTGTCAATTGGCTTGCAAAGCAGTATAAAGAAGGCGCCTGTATCGCCAGCATCTGCACGGGGGCTTTTCTGCTGGCTGCAACAGGCCTGCTCGATGGAAAAACCTGCTCCACCCACTGGTCTGTAGAAGAAGAATTCAGGCAGATATTCCCAAAAACAGACTTGAAAACGGATAAACTGATTACCGACGAAAATGGCATCTATACCAACGGAGGAGCTTTTTCATTTCTGAACCTCATCATATATCTTATCGAAAAGTATTATGACAGGCCCACAGCGATCCATTGCGCCAAAGTGTTTCAAATAGATTTGGACCGCAACATGCAGTCGGAATTCTCGATTTTTAACGGACATAAAAAGCATGGTGACAGCTCCATTCAAGAGGCTCAGAAATATCTTGAGGAAAACTATAAGAACAAAATCTCCATGGAATCCCTGTCGGGGAAACTCAATATTGAAAGAAGGACTTTTGACAGAAGGTTTATCAAGGCCACAGGCCTTACGCCACTGGATTACCTGCAAAGGGTAAAGATTGAAGCTGCGAAAAAATCATTTGAAAGCACCAGGAAAACAGTAAATGAAGTCATGTATGATGTGGGGTACAATGATACCAAAGCTTTTAGAAATGTATTTAGCAGGATCACCGGCATTTCCCCGAATGATTACAAGTTAAAGTATAATAAGGAAGTATAG
- a CDS encoding SRPBCC family protein — protein sequence METAIKKFKSVSFTYNLSTTKPSEEVYKLLLDVKKWWSGFYEETIAGNASQVNDEFSFLAGGGKHSSRQKLIELVPHSKIVWKVIESKLTFLNAPDEWINTELRFDIAKSGDKTTVTFTHVGLEPETECYDSCSSAWTMYMDQLKQILNGNHD from the coding sequence ATGGAAACAGCTATTAAAAAATTCAAATCCGTAAGCTTTACTTACAACCTGAGCACCACAAAACCTTCGGAAGAGGTTTATAAACTACTACTTGATGTTAAAAAATGGTGGTCTGGTTTTTATGAAGAAACCATTGCAGGTAATGCCAGCCAGGTGAACGATGAGTTTTCTTTTCTTGCAGGCGGCGGCAAGCACTCTAGCAGGCAAAAACTGATTGAACTGGTGCCACATAGCAAAATTGTATGGAAGGTGATCGAAAGCAAGCTTACCTTCCTGAATGCTCCTGATGAGTGGATCAATACCGAACTCCGCTTTGATATTGCGAAAAGTGGAGATAAAACAACAGTGACTTTTACCCACGTTGGCCTGGAGCCTGAAACAGAATGTTACGACAGTTGTTCGTCAGCCTGGACGATGTACATGGATCAACTTAAGCAGATATTAAATGGAAACCATGATTAA
- a CDS encoding SRPBCC family protein — METMIKQTMQMVHILIISLILSYGSYAQKNTENQLTENTSKQTDMNNQDFTATIFVDATPEKAYNSIKDFRAWWSEDIEGPTDRLNEEFFYHYKDIHLCKIKLIGMEENRKLMYEVLDNEFNFIEDKTEWVGTRLIFEITEEGSQTKVKFTHKGLVPSYECYEVCNDAWTGYITNSLYKLITEGKGEPNPKNKDGFNADLAEKWNLN; from the coding sequence ATGGAAACCATGATTAAGCAAACCATGCAAATGGTACATATACTGATAATCTCACTGATACTATCTTATGGTAGTTATGCTCAGAAAAACACTGAAAATCAATTAACAGAAAATACTTCAAAACAAACCGACATGAATAATCAAGATTTTACTGCCACCATCTTTGTAGATGCTACCCCCGAAAAGGCCTATAACTCCATTAAAGATTTCCGTGCCTGGTGGTCGGAAGACATAGAAGGGCCGACTGACCGCCTCAATGAGGAGTTTTTCTACCACTATAAAGACATTCATCTATGCAAAATAAAACTCATAGGTATGGAGGAGAACCGCAAACTGATGTATGAGGTGCTGGACAATGAGTTTAATTTCATAGAAGACAAAACCGAATGGGTGGGCACCCGGCTGATCTTTGAGATAACAGAAGAGGGCAGCCAGACAAAAGTTAAGTTTACCCACAAAGGCTTGGTGCCATCGTATGAGTGCTATGAGGTTTGCAACGACGCCTGGACAGGATACATCACCAACAGCCTTTACAAGCTGATCACTGAGGGCAAGGGAGAACCAAACCCTAAAAACAAAGACGGTTTTAATGCAGATTTGGCCGAGAAATGGAATTTGAATTAA